A genomic region of Leptospira mtsangambouensis contains the following coding sequences:
- the dnaB gene encoding replicative DNA helicase — protein sequence MNSNPLQEIESEKNLIGYLLMRGVAGQEDLGLSPDDFYMDSHRRVFEAVTDLINEGINIDLVTVTNQMREKRLFKDESRDLEYITSLYKDTVPFQPLEYYVRRVKRVSDRRKYVEALNQAIDKVKIEPGENDSVFSLVEQSLMDISRQERSKGLRKVKDDANALIDYIKNVVAASQNGTGGINGLKTHFTGLDMATTGLKSHELMILAARPGNGKTTFALNIAANAALKERKTVVIFSLEMSRIELLLKLISADARIDSYALKAGTLTSAQMTQLKDSIGNITSASLYIDDSGYLTIQEFSARLRQLRTTEEVGLVIVDYLQLMSDPKAAMGGRQQEVANISRGLKQMAREVGCPIIALSQMNRSIENRSKDQRPQLSDLRESGAIEQDADIVCFIYREEMVKPPEELDPNKRGMAEIIIAKNRAGATADFPLMFNPKISRFDNVPL from the coding sequence ATGAATTCTAACCCCCTTCAGGAGATAGAGTCTGAGAAGAATTTAATCGGTTACCTACTCATGAGAGGGGTAGCCGGGCAGGAAGACTTAGGTCTAAGCCCGGACGACTTCTATATGGACAGCCACAGGCGAGTCTTTGAAGCCGTTACCGATCTGATCAATGAAGGGATCAATATCGACCTTGTAACGGTCACAAACCAAATGCGAGAGAAACGTCTTTTTAAAGATGAATCTCGCGACTTGGAATACATCACTTCTCTTTACAAAGATACTGTTCCTTTCCAACCATTAGAATACTATGTGCGGCGTGTGAAACGTGTTTCGGACAGACGTAAGTATGTCGAAGCATTAAACCAAGCCATTGACAAAGTTAAAATTGAACCTGGTGAAAACGATTCTGTATTCAGTCTCGTAGAACAGTCGCTAATGGACATCTCTCGCCAAGAGAGATCCAAAGGTTTACGAAAAGTAAAAGATGATGCCAATGCCCTCATCGATTACATTAAAAATGTAGTCGCAGCCAGCCAAAATGGAACGGGTGGAATCAATGGATTAAAAACCCATTTTACGGGCCTTGATATGGCAACCACAGGTCTTAAGTCACATGAACTTATGATCCTTGCAGCTCGTCCAGGAAACGGGAAAACTACTTTTGCTTTGAATATCGCAGCCAATGCAGCTTTGAAAGAGCGCAAAACAGTTGTTATTTTTTCTCTCGAGATGAGCCGGATCGAATTACTCCTCAAACTCATTAGTGCGGATGCAAGAATTGATTCCTATGCCTTAAAAGCTGGGACTCTCACTTCCGCACAGATGACCCAACTCAAAGATAGTATTGGGAATATCACTTCGGCTAGTCTTTACATTGATGATTCTGGGTATTTGACCATCCAAGAATTTTCGGCAAGGCTACGCCAGCTTCGTACCACAGAAGAAGTGGGTCTTGTGATTGTGGATTATTTACAGTTAATGAGTGATCCCAAAGCCGCCATGGGGGGAAGGCAACAAGAGGTTGCCAATATTTCCAGGGGTCTCAAACAAATGGCAAGGGAAGTGGGATGTCCTATCATTGCTTTATCGCAGATGAACCGTTCCATTGAAAACCGCTCCAAAGACCAAAGGCCACAATTATCCGACTTACGGGAGTCAGGTGCCATTGAGCAGGATGCGGACATTGTATGTTTTATATATCGGGAAGAAATGGTGAAACCTCCCGAAGAGCTTGACCCAAACAAAAGGGGAATGGCTGAAATCATTATCGCCAAAAACAGAGCGGGTGCTACGGCCGATTTTCCATTGATGTTCAATCCGAAAATCAGCCGTTTCGACAACGTTCCATTATAA